AGGTGATTCGTCCGGTAAGGACTGGAGTAATAGCTGATTTTGAAGTCGCAAAGATGATGTTGAGTCACTTTTTGCACGTAGCTCGTGAGCAGTCGCGTGCCCTTGTTAAGCCACGAGTAATTGTCGGTGTTCCGAGTGGAATTACTGAAGTAGAGGACCGTGCTATTCGAGAGTCGATCGTTGAGCAGACAAGAGACGTAAAGCTCATCGATGAAGCCATGGCAGCCGCTATTGGATGTGGGCTTCCAGTAACGGAAGCAATTGCGAGTCTTATTGTAGATGTCGGCGGTGGGACCACTGATATCGCTGTTATCAGTTTTCTGGATATTGTGTATTCGCTTTCTGTCCGGCAAGGCGGAGATGCAATGGATGAAGCTATTATTAATCACATGAGAAGACGACATCACCTCCTCATCGGAGAAGCAACTGCCGAGCTCATTAAGAAAACGATTGGATGTGCGCATCCAGACTATGACGAGCAGGAGATGGAAGTACGCGGAAGGAGCCTGACAAGCGGAGCCCCCGCATCATTGATAGTCTCTGGAGGGGAAATTCGAGAGGCAATTATGGAGGTAGTTGCGAGTATTACGGCCGCCATTAGGCAAGCGCTTGAGAATACGCCACCAGAACTTTCAGGAGACCTTATGTCTACAGGTATAGCGCTTGCGGGAGGTGGGGCACTCTTGAGAGG
The bacterium genome window above contains:
- a CDS encoding rod shape-determining protein yields the protein MFRLVARDLAIDLGTANTLMYEKGKGIVLNEPSIVAVTRDGQRKRPLAFGAEAKVMLGRTPQGVEVIRPVRTGVIADFEVAKMMLSHFLHVAREQSRALVKPRVIVGVPSGITEVEDRAIRESIVEQTRDVKLIDEAMAAAIGCGLPVTEAIASLIVDVGGGTTDIAVISFLDIVYSLSVRQGGDAMDEAIINHMRRRHHLLIGEATAELIKKTIGCAHPDYDEQEMEVRGRSLTSGAPASLIVSGGEIREAIMEVVASITAAIRQALENTPPELSGDLMSTGIALAGGGALLRGLDRYIAEELQVSVAVADDPLAAVVEGAGKVLDNLEPYQGVCK